The genomic segment aaaaaaaaagagattgtCTTTCCACTGctccatctttatttttagaGGCTGGATGCTGATGAGAGAGAAGACAAAGCATGAGAGTGAGAAACAACATCAGTAGTGGGGAAAGGAGGGAGAATGAAAGAAGAGGCAGAGCAAGGTGGTCAGAGGGTTGCTCTTGTTCTTCTGTGTTTCAGGAAACTGGGAGAAGGCTATGCAGTATGATGAGAGTCCTTCCTCTGAGTGAGCCGGAGAGAGAAGGGGACGTAACCACACCAACCTCTCACTCGATGGGGGGGCAGAGGGAGGGGAGGCTCCATTGCTGCTGCCGTATAAAAAGCCAAGCCTGAGAACACAGCACCACAaactcaccacacacacacacatacacatacacacacacacagagatccAGTGGCTGCTCTGTATCTCTCACGCTCACCCACTCTCATTattctctccctctccctccctctgtctCGCTCCTTCTGTCTCTCACTCCATTCCTCTGGGCTCTGCATACTTCTTGCTTCTTCTCACAAGTCACATTGTGTTTGTAAGTATGCGCTGAATGTCTCCCTGTGTATGCTTGGGTTTCCTTAAGTCtttttgtatgtgtgagtgACTGTTTGCCTACTTAAGTGTGACTGAGTGGAGCAGTGAGCTGTATCAAGTGTATGTGGGTCTCTGTCTCACCCTCACACACTTGCCGCTTCTCTTGCAACTCTTCTTGGGATCTTTTGGTCCCATTCCTCGGTGGCAGACTCCCCACACCAAGCAGTCACCATTTCCGCCCCCGGGAGACCCACGCTGGCAGCGCAGCCCCTTCCCCGACTCAGCATCGGGAGGAAGACCCTGGTGGCGGCTGCTGTGGGGGTTATGCTGGTCCTGGTGCTGGTGGTGCTCATCCCTGTACTCGTCAGTTCTGTGGGTACAGATGCCAGCCACTATGAGATGCTGGGTACCTGTCGTATGGTGTGTGACCCCTACCTGAACAAGGGAACTCCAGCCAGCAGCACAAGCTCCACTGGTCTTCAGGCTGAGGCAGAGGCGTTGAGTGACCACAGCAAcgttcttccaccatccaccttgCTACAGGGCCCACAGGGGAAACCTGGCAGGCCAGGCAAGCCTGGACCacctggacctcctggaccaCCTGGAGAACCAGGACCACCAGGACCAGCTGGGCCACCTGGTGACAGAGGAGATCAAGGGAGGACTGGGATTTTGGGTCTGGGCAGTAATGGAGCTATCAGCACAGCCACGTACAGCACAGTTCCTCGGGTGGCCTTCTATGCCGGGCTTAAAAACCCCCATGAGGGCTATGAAATCCTAAAGTTTGACGACGTGGTCACCAACCTGGGCAACAACTATGATGGTATTTCTGGCAAGTTTATCTGCAGCATACCAGGCACATACTTCTTCATCTACCATGTTCTGATGAGAGGAGGGGATGGCACAAGTATGTGGGCAGACCTCTGCAAGAATGGTCAGGTTAGTACTTCAAAACTCTTTCtgacttttgtctttttaataaatgcgcACCTGTCTCCTCTGATGCTCACTCCCCTCTTCCACGCTGTTTCTTCGATAGTTATCCCGCTTCAAGATGCATAACTTccgaaaaatatttatttatttggttttacaaAACATCCAAATAAAAAGTGACACTGTGAGGGAAGGTGGGCATCTGCCGCTCCTCTTTAAAAACTCAGAGCGCACAGCTGTGGCGCACAGCGCGCCTGGAGGTAAAGGTGTGTTGACTGGTTTGCAAAGCCGAGTTCCCTGTTCGTGATGCGCCCTGACAGAACCCCGTGCCGCGATCCACATTGCAGTAATTGTCGGGGCTAGTCGCGGAGtaatagcagtttttttttttcttttttgtatctacaatacactttttttaaaagcatgttttcattttgttcccATCTTTCTCTCTCGCTACAATGACAAGAATGTAAAAGCACTGTGGCGAGTTGTCGTTCACATTGTTTCAAAATGGAAATGCTGAAGTggagtttaaaattaaattgcgGGAGATTAAAGTGTTTTAAACTGCAAGAATGTCACCGGCTGTCATCAGCAATGTTACGAAGATGTTCGCCTGGTTTTTATTGTCAGCCGATCagattgtgtgtttgttgaaGGACATTATTGATACCGCATGCGCTGctacttttaaaattattaaacactGATTAAGACTGGACAAATTACTTTCTAGATGTAGGCTATACTAAAGGTTATACATTAAAATTGAGCTTTAGCTGCAGTTTAGTAAGGCTGCGCCGACTTGCCGGAAACCATTGCTCTTCCTCACCTACAATCATTTGCTTTTTCAGTCCTGTTAAACGCATCTACGTGAGCCACTCTCGATTTCTTTGATGCATCATTTTCTAATATTATCGTGCACCCTGGAGGTTCCTCTCCTAATGCGCGTGCCAGTTGTTCTGACTTTCATCCATCCGTCAAATCTCTGAACTTCAAAGTAGTTCCTTTAAACGGcaaaaatacatttagaaaTCCAAAAGTATATATTATTGCACATTTATTGTAGTTGTAACCCTGGAGTTGTGTTtcctttgttcattttggcTAGTTTTATTCAATTTGCTGATTCTTTTAAGTCTCTCACTTGCTTTAACATTTTCTGTCAAACTTAACCTGTGACACTGAAGAACACGAAATCTAAATACTTCTTTTCAACCACTTCTAGGATTTATTTTAGCATATATGATAAAATCATGGAAAAAGTAAAGTGGTGCCTGCCTTGTACTTCCGACAGTGCACCTCTGTTGTGGTCTTTGATGCTTCACAAACTCTGCAGGACTtagtgtatttttaattttattttattcatttgtgtttttgtgtgcttaAGATGGCAAAATGAATTACGCACACTGAAAGTAGTGATATTGTAAGAAGTGTTAGTGGTGACAgacatttattctttttgcaCACAAACTGTTTCATCTTACTCAACATAAGCCATgcaaaaaacatgacattagaACTTTGTGATTTGCAAATGCAAGCTTAATTTAGAGCTAAAAGCAAGAGTCAGAGAAGAACATGAAATGAATCAAAAAGGTTTTGAAAAATCTTCACCTGGCATTGGATTGACAAACTAGACTTGTAAATTAGTGGACATTGAATAAGCACAGAAACCTATTGAGGGTTCACATTACAAGTTCTAAGACTGCAatatgtggagctgaaatgacACTTGGCATTAGTGTGAAACTGCAGTCTCACCAATGCAGCCAAAGGTTAATAATTTTCCCCTCACTAAATTCCAGCCTAGAAAGAAATGGAGTTACAGCTATCGCATCCTATATATAATGTCTCACTCAACAGTAATGTTTATGGGTAGGTGTAAAAGCTTTGATATatagaagaggaagaagaacatATGTTCCTATAAAACGCCTTCTGTTACAGCTTCATTGTGCCCTCAGGAGGAGGGTGTGGAGGTACTTAAGTAAGATGCACACAGTGTTCATCTCTGGAGACCAGAGTAATGTTTATAAAGTGGCAACAGTGTCTCTGTCTTCCTCTGTCCCATGCACAGCTTATGCATAAAGAAGTAGTCCTCTCATAGTGTTTATTACAGTGTATGCTTGGCTGATAGAAAAGACCCCAGAGTCTTGGTTTGTGTAAATGACTGTGAATGGTTATAAATGTTGGTCTAACTTATGCTACATCACTGATGAGATACTGAGAATCAAACTAAAACTCCTGCAGTCACACTGGTGCTTTCCTCAGCTCATTAAAGCTGCAAAAAGCTACGCTGTGAGTTGGGACAGTGGAGGCCAGGGAATTGCAAACAATACTAGCATTTTATCATCTTTTGGCCTCAGTGAAGTGCTGCGCTTCCAGGCCTTTGCAGTGCTATTTCACCTCAACATGTGCTCCTCCCACGCCAGGGTTTCTTATAAATTGTGAGGTACATCAGTATCTATAGGTTACTTTACTTCTACACTTCTTCCACTGCCCTTTTTTCCGCTTGGAACAGTTCAACACAAAATCCAATGTCCCCAGAACTTTGACATTTTTCAAGCTAGACCGGAAAGTGAGAgtaatgtaaacaaacaaataaaaagtttattttcttcacaCCAACTTTCCTCTCCAAGCACTTTATAAAACTTGTCTTCCAAATCTTCCAAACACTCCAAAGTTGCTGCAATAAATCAATGAATTGCTTTAACCTTTCTTTGACACGTTTTGAGAGACGTGGCAGTGACAATGAAGACAAACTTAATGCACACAGTGGATGGGAGGGAGTGCAAAGAAGACATAGTTACTGTGCTATTGTGCCATCTTGTCtatttaattgtaattaaaaaGCTTGAACCAGATCCAGGATATGTTTGCGCCTCTCGTCTCAGTTCCCTTCTTAATATTGTTATTAATCCGCAAAACCGTTTCAGAGTTAATTAAAAGCAATGACTTCAGCGTCAGTCTCTCAAGAGGACCATAGTGAATAATCACTCTGTCTCCTCCTTTAATAAGCTTCAACGTCCTTCGTGCACATGGCTCTTCCCTAGCAATTACCGCTGCAGTCTCttccttacacacacacattcacacatactcAGACACACTCTCGTATGCGTGCCCCCCCTATAACCCACTGCCTCAACCCACCCCAACTGTGCACTGCCCTCCATCTCTCCTCTATGGTGCACACATGCTCACTTCTCTCAAGAAGCTAAAAAGctttcatctaaaaaaaaatacaaacttcaTCTGACAAAAAGGAACCAGAAAGAATGTGGACTGCGATGTCAAAGAATCGATTTGCTAAGACACGGTGCCATCAGTATTGTTTATTGTTCTCGAGTGATGCATTGCACTGTTAGTCTGTTCGCCAACTTTGCTCTGAGGAAaagttattcttttttcttttaggtaaGCTCAGCTTAGCTTAGTTGCATGCCATTTCCCCTTTCAGATCATTCACCTCAGTCCATCTCTGTTCccaactaaaaaacaaaaaaaacaaaagcttcatATCCAGGTGAAACATGCGTTTCATATTTAGCTTCTGCTGACAATTCTAGCATTTAACACATTAGCTGAGCTATCTGGAGAGGATTAGTTTGATTTGATTCCTGAGATATGCTttccagaaataaaaacattttatatatccAGGAAAGTATAATCAgttgattttttaaattatcaaaatgaaacacaaatgtGCATGAGCACTGCATGACAGTTATCTACACATAGACGGAGCAATACTTAGACTTGATTGATTTTAACATTCTGGTAATGTTCAGACCTGCTATTCTTCATCATGGTGTGCCTTCAGCACTGAGAGGcctttgtgtgttttcctgGTGTAACAGAGAGACTCTGTCTGAAATAGACAGGCAGGGTTTGAGAAAGCCACCCTCAGTCCCTGAGCCTCTTTGCCTGCAGTATTGATCCCCttaggtgtgtgtgcatgtttctgcGTCTCGCTTTCCTTCTTCTGACAGACCTGTTTCTTTCAATGTTCTGTACATCATGGCACTTCTTCTATAATCAGCCTGAGAGGTAGTGGAGGCGGACCTTTGGCTTTGATCTCCTCTGTAATTGGACATTGGATTTGACACTCTGCCGAGTGGAACATTAGAGCTGGCCTAATTAGGTGCGAGGGCTATTAAATTATGATTGGCTCACGTTGTTAGGAAATACCACACAGATTGGAAATGTCAAGATGACATCAGGCTGTCATCTGCAACCATGGCAAAGAAAATCTATCATTTATTGGTGAAGTTTCAAAACTTGTTTGAAAACTGCCCACCATTTATCAGTTAAAATCAATTACTTGTAAAACATTTGACATATATTGTCTCAAATAATCGCAACTCAGCAGTGCATGCACTTCCTGTGCTTGCATTTCAAACTTATGACATATAATGTCTAATGTCTCCTGTACCGAGAGACCAAAGACATACAGTCTAAAAAAGGCTATGGATTGTCTCCTGTGACTGGCTGACTCAAGAACACAATGATGTTGACTCACAAGGCTCCTTCATTATAATGAGGGCCATATGGGAGATAGACAAGTGCCCCTGGCCCTCTTATGTAAACATCTCTCTCCCCATCTCTCCCTATCTCCCCATGCCCCTGACATTTAGATGTTCCCCTGAATTCAGGCTTCAGTGATAGGCTACCCACAATTACCATCACCCTCTTCACATTAAAGCTTTAAGTCAATGGCTTTAAATGACTCACTGTTTGCTACATAACTCAGTGTGTTTAACACCTCTTGCCACCCCTTCAGAAGCAAAATAGGTGAAATATCCACACTTACCTAGTGAGAGTACAAACTGGCTACAGTATGAAAAAGACACAGCACAACCAAGCTGACATTCTTCCTTTTTAGGCAACACTCATAAAGAATAATCCTTTTCAGAATCTTAGAGCCTGAGGATTTCCAAGGAGGTAAACTGTAAAAATGGCTTTGTGTGAACAAAGGTTGGAAACGTTGTAGAAGAAAGGTTTCAGACAGTGCTGGGAGCAATGGCTGAGGTTTGGTGTCGGCGCAGACAGTCTCAGTAATTAACTGAGCGTGATGAGCCAgagggaagaaagaaaagaggggCTGGATTGCAGGTCAAAGTTGatgcctctttttttcttcctccaccACTGCTTCCCCTTACGTCTTTCAAAAGTAGCTGTCTCCACACATCTGACTTTTGTTACTGATACTCGGGCACTTGAGAGGTTTCTGCAGTGTTTGGATCGAACATTAGTGATAAACTAACAACCTAATGTTGGGTGTTAAATTTACCTTTATAATCAAAGTAATATATTTCAAAAGTGCAAGGTCTGTGGAGCAGAGCGACTTTGTTTTAAAGCGAGCTGTGTAGCAGAGAACAGCTGCTGAAATTAATTCAGGAGACCCTTTTCTACTCTCATCTGACAGATGGCAAATCTCCTGTTACCATTTCATATCTCTTATCATGTTT from the Melanotaenia boesemani isolate fMelBoe1 chromosome 2, fMelBoe1.pri, whole genome shotgun sequence genome contains:
- the LOC121646683 gene encoding C1q-related factor; the protein is MLVLVLVVLIPVLVSSVGTDASHYEMLGTCRMVCDPYLNKGTPASSTSSTGLQAEAEALSDHSNVLPPSTLLQGPQGKPGRPGKPGPPGPPGPPGEPGPPGPAGPPGDRGDQGRTGILGLGSNGAISTATYSTVPRVAFYAGLKNPHEGYEILKFDDVVTNLGNNYDGISGKFICSIPGTYFFIYHVLMRGGDGTSMWADLCKNGQVRASAIAQDADQNYDYASNSVILHLDAGDEVYIKLDGGKAHGGNNNKYSTFSGFILYAD